A region from the uncultured Bacteroides sp. genome encodes:
- the mscL gene encoding large-conductance mechanosensitive channel protein MscL: MGKNSILQEFKSFAMKGNVIDMAVGVVIGGAFGKIVSSVVADVIMPPIGLLVGGVTFTDLKWVMKAAEVGTDGKETAAAVTLNYGHFLQTTFDFIIIAFSIFMFVKLLNKMATKKKEEVSLAPPAPPAPTKEELLLGEIRDLLKEKK, translated from the coding sequence ATGGGTAAGAACAGCATTTTGCAAGAGTTTAAATCTTTTGCTATGAAAGGCAATGTGATTGACATGGCTGTTGGTGTAGTTATCGGTGGCGCTTTTGGTAAAATAGTTTCTTCCGTAGTGGCGGATGTAATTATGCCACCTATCGGTTTACTCGTTGGTGGAGTTACTTTTACCGATCTTAAATGGGTGATGAAAGCTGCGGAAGTAGGAACGGATGGAAAAGAAACTGCTGCTGCCGTAACGTTGAACTATGGACATTTTTTGCAGACAACATTCGATTTTATAATCATTGCATTTTCAATATTTATGTTTGTGAAGCTTCTGAATAAAATGGCAACGAAGAAAAAAGAAGAAGTTTCTTTGGCACCTCCGGCTCCTCCTGCTCCGACAAAAGAAGAATTGTTATTGGGCGAAATTCGTGATTTACTGAAGGAAAAGAAATGA
- the gap gene encoding type I glyceraldehyde-3-phosphate dehydrogenase: MIKVGINGFGRIGRFVFRAAQTRNDIEIVGINDLCPVDYLAYMLKYDTMHGQFEGTIEADVEKNQLIVNGKAIRITAERNPADLKWNEVAAEYVVESTGLFLSKDKAQGHIDAGAKYVVMSAPSKDDTPMFVCGVNEKTYAGQQFVSNASCTTNCLAPIAKVLNDKFGITDGLMTTVHSTTATQKTVDGPSMKDWRGGRAASGNIIPSSTGAAKAVGKVIPALNGKLTGMSMRVPTLDVSVVDLTVNLAKSATYAEICAAMKEASEGELKGILGYTEDAVVSSDFLGDARTSIFDAKAGIALTDTFVKVISWYDNEIGYSNKVLDLVAHMATVNK, encoded by the coding sequence ATGATTAAAGTAGGTATTAATGGATTTGGCCGCATCGGACGTTTCGTTTTCCGCGCTGCTCAAACAAGAAATGACATTGAAATCGTAGGTATCAACGACCTTTGTCCGGTAGATTACTTGGCTTATATGTTGAAGTATGACACAATGCACGGTCAATTCGAAGGCACAATCGAAGCTGATGTTGAGAAAAACCAGTTAATCGTTAACGGTAAAGCAATCCGCATCACTGCTGAGAGAAATCCGGCCGATTTGAAATGGAATGAAGTTGCTGCTGAGTACGTTGTAGAATCTACAGGTTTGTTCTTAAGCAAAGACAAAGCTCAGGGTCATATCGACGCCGGTGCAAAATACGTTGTAATGTCTGCTCCTTCTAAAGATGACACCCCTATGTTCGTTTGTGGTGTTAACGAAAAGACTTACGCAGGACAACAGTTTGTTTCTAACGCTTCATGTACTACTAACTGCCTAGCACCTATCGCTAAGGTATTGAATGATAAATTCGGTATCACAGACGGTTTGATGACTACAGTTCACTCTACTACTGCTACTCAAAAAACAGTAGACGGTCCTTCTATGAAAGACTGGAGAGGTGGCCGTGCTGCTTCAGGTAACATCATCCCTTCATCTACAGGTGCTGCTAAGGCTGTAGGTAAAGTTATTCCCGCATTGAATGGCAAACTAACAGGTATGTCTATGCGTGTTCCTACTCTGGATGTTTCTGTTGTTGACTTAACTGTTAACTTGGCTAAGTCTGCTACATACGCAGAAATCTGTGCAGCGATGAAAGAGGCTTCTGAAGGTGAATTAAAAGGTATTCTGGGTTACACAGAAGATGCAGTTGTTTCTTCTGATTTCTTAGGTGATGCCCGTACTTCTATCTTCGACGCAAAAGCCGGTATTGCTTTAACTGATACATTCGTAAAAGTTATATCTTGGTATGACAACGAAATAGGCTATAGCAACAAAGTGCTTGATCTTGTCGCTCACATGGCAACTGTCAACAAGTAA
- a CDS encoding M3 family metallopeptidase yields the protein MKKLNLTLLLLGTIISMIQAQNPFFEKYNTPHQTVPFDKIKIEHYEPAIREGISQQAAEINEIANSKEVPTFANTVLAYEKSGKLLERVTTVFENLSSAETNDDMQALAQKMMPLLSEHSNNISLNKKLFERIKVIYEQRDKLSLTVEQAKLLEDVYDGFIRSGANLQGPDRDKYRELTKELGTLTLKFSENNLKEVNNYRLVLKDKKQLAGLPESAIEAAAQTAKEKGVEGWAFTLQAPSYFPFLTYADNRDLRKKLYMAYNTKCTHNNKYNNLEIIKQIVNIHMEIAQLLGYKNFAEYTLQKRMAKNSDAVYKLLNQLLEAYTPTAKKEYSEVQTLARQIEGKNIRVMPWDWSYYSNKLKNKQFNINEEMLRPYFELSKVKKGVFDLATRLYGITFKKDPDIPVYHKDVDAYEVFDKDGSFLAVLYTDFYPRAGKRSGAWMTSFKGQWIDDQTGENSRPQISLVMNFTKPTDTKPALLTFDEVKTFLHEFGHSLHGMFANSYYESLSGTSVYRDFVELPSQIMENFAIEKEFLHTFAKHYQTGELLPDTLVQRLVDASNFNVAYACLRQVSFGLLDMAWYTRTTPFDGDVRAYEQNAWAKAQVLPVVKDACMSTQFSHIFAGGYSAGYYSYKWAEVLDADAFSLFKEKGIFNQKVAESFRDNILSKGGTEHPMVLYKRFRGQEPTIDALLIRNGIKKPEE from the coding sequence ATGAAAAAATTAAACCTAACATTGCTTTTACTTGGCACAATTATTAGTATGATACAAGCGCAAAATCCTTTTTTTGAAAAGTATAACACTCCGCACCAAACGGTTCCGTTCGACAAAATAAAAATAGAACACTATGAACCGGCTATTCGAGAGGGCATTAGCCAGCAGGCTGCAGAGATAAATGAAATAGCAAATAGTAAGGAAGTACCAACATTTGCTAATACCGTATTAGCCTATGAAAAATCGGGAAAACTACTAGAACGCGTAACCACTGTCTTTGAAAACCTCAGTAGTGCCGAAACGAACGATGACATGCAAGCCTTGGCTCAAAAAATGATGCCTTTACTAAGCGAACACAGCAATAACATCAGTTTAAATAAAAAACTATTTGAACGAATTAAAGTCATTTACGAACAAAGAGACAAACTGTCTCTCACTGTGGAACAAGCTAAATTATTGGAAGATGTCTATGACGGGTTTATTCGCAGCGGCGCCAACCTACAAGGACCCGACCGAGACAAATATCGCGAATTAACTAAAGAACTCGGAACACTTACACTCAAATTTAGTGAAAACAATTTGAAAGAAGTAAACAACTACCGGTTGGTATTGAAAGATAAAAAGCAGCTGGCCGGATTACCCGAAAGTGCTATCGAAGCAGCTGCCCAAACAGCCAAAGAAAAAGGAGTTGAAGGATGGGCATTTACTCTTCAGGCACCCAGCTATTTCCCATTTCTTACGTATGCAGATAACCGCGATCTCCGCAAAAAACTCTATATGGCTTATAATACGAAGTGCACACATAACAATAAATATAACAATTTAGAAATAATAAAGCAGATTGTTAATATTCACATGGAGATCGCACAACTACTCGGATACAAGAACTTTGCAGAATACACTCTACAAAAACGCATGGCCAAAAACAGCGATGCCGTTTATAAACTTTTAAATCAGTTATTAGAAGCCTATACCCCTACTGCCAAAAAAGAATATAGCGAAGTACAGACGCTTGCCCGTCAAATTGAAGGTAAAAACATCCGGGTAATGCCATGGGACTGGAGCTACTACTCCAATAAACTTAAAAACAAGCAATTTAACATTAACGAAGAAATGTTACGCCCTTACTTTGAGCTTAGCAAGGTGAAAAAAGGCGTATTTGATTTAGCAACCAGATTGTATGGCATTACATTTAAAAAAGATCCCGATATACCCGTCTATCATAAAGATGTTGACGCTTACGAAGTCTTTGATAAAGACGGCAGCTTCCTCGCTGTGCTCTACACCGATTTCTATCCTCGCGCAGGCAAACGTTCGGGCGCATGGATGACGAGCTTTAAGGGACAGTGGATAGACGACCAAACCGGAGAAAACAGCCGGCCTCAGATATCTCTGGTAATGAACTTCACCAAGCCTACAGATACCAAACCGGCTTTACTAACGTTTGATGAAGTAAAAACCTTCCTGCACGAATTCGGGCACAGTCTGCACGGCATGTTTGCCAACTCTTATTACGAAAGTCTCAGCGGTACAAGCGTATATCGTGACTTTGTAGAACTCCCTTCTCAAATTATGGAAAACTTTGCTATTGAGAAAGAATTCCTTCATACATTTGCCAAACATTACCAAACCGGCGAGCTACTCCCCGATACTTTGGTTCAGAGATTGGTCGACGCTTCCAATTTTAATGTGGCATACGCTTGCTTGCGGCAAGTAAGTTTCGGCCTCCTCGATATGGCCTGGTACACGCGCACCACACCTTTTGACGGAGATGTAAGAGCCTACGAACAGAATGCATGGGCTAAAGCACAAGTACTTCCTGTTGTAAAGGACGCCTGCATGAGTACCCAGTTCTCGCACATCTTTGCCGGAGGCTATTCGGCCGGATACTACAGTTACAAATGGGCCGAGGTACTCGATGCCGATGCCTTTTCACTCTTTAAAGAGAAAGGCATCTTCAACCAAAAAGTAGCCGAATCGTTCCGCGACAACATACTATCAAAAGGTGGAACAGAACACCCGATGGTTTTATACAAACGTTTTCGCGGACAAGAACCAACTATAGATGCACTGCTTATTAGAAACGGAATAAAAAAACCAGAAGAATGA
- a CDS encoding DUF4847 family protein has translation MKYNYKHLLFLIFMLPVFSGCNDTDDVVRIFTGKTWKLTGIYLTSNDKECEDYWTNSSGEYNENAYKASQELRAAAGNCVVTFSGVLTGNTISGNFSGKCISTSLNGTWRADGESRSFNASTTNPGSESDVLGKAYIDAWGTAQSYSGDQNNLYIYFKDGQTKKYLLFHVQK, from the coding sequence ATGAAATACAACTATAAACATTTACTATTTCTGATCTTTATGCTCCCTGTGTTCAGCGGATGTAATGACACGGACGATGTTGTCAGAATTTTCACCGGAAAGACGTGGAAATTAACCGGCATTTACCTTACCAGTAATGACAAAGAATGCGAAGATTACTGGACTAATTCCTCTGGAGAATACAATGAAAACGCTTACAAGGCTTCACAAGAGCTAAGAGCGGCAGCAGGCAATTGTGTCGTAACATTCTCAGGAGTACTGACAGGTAATACCATAAGCGGAAACTTCAGCGGCAAGTGCATCAGCACCTCACTCAACGGAACCTGGAGGGCCGATGGAGAAAGTCGTTCCTTTAATGCAAGCACCACCAACCCGGGCTCCGAAAGCGATGTGTTAGGCAAAGCATACATTGACGCATGGGGCACAGCCCAATCATACAGCGGTGACCAGAACAATCTGTACATCTACTTCAAAGATGGGCAAACAAAGAAATATCTTCTCTTTCACGTCCAAAAATAA
- a CDS encoding dCMP deaminase family protein, whose protein sequence is MDATQVKQLELDKRYIRMAIIWAENSYCQRRKVGALIVKEKMIISDGYNGTPSGFENVCEDENNLTKPYVLHAEANAITKIARSNNSSDGATMYVTAAPCIECAKLIIQAGIKRVIYSEKYRLEDGINLLKRAGIEVLYLEPEVTAEKQNK, encoded by the coding sequence ATGGATGCAACTCAAGTTAAACAATTGGAATTAGACAAGCGTTATATACGCATGGCAATAATATGGGCAGAAAACTCCTATTGTCAGCGGCGGAAAGTGGGAGCCCTTATCGTTAAAGAAAAAATGATTATTTCGGACGGTTACAACGGAACTCCCTCCGGTTTTGAAAATGTTTGTGAAGATGAGAATAATCTGACTAAGCCCTATGTTCTGCATGCCGAAGCAAATGCCATCACTAAGATTGCCCGTTCAAATAATAGCAGTGACGGTGCTACAATGTATGTCACCGCCGCTCCCTGCATCGAATGTGCGAAGTTAATCATTCAGGCAGGTATTAAACGAGTAATCTATTCGGAAAAGTACCGTTTAGAAGATGGAATAAATTTATTAAAACGAGCCGGCATCGAGGTTCTGTATCTGGAACCTGAAGTAACCGCCGAAAAACAAAATAAGTAA
- a CDS encoding S41 family peptidase, translating into MSTKKTSRFIPIVIAISVVIGILIGTFYAKHFAGNRLGIINGSSNKLNALLRIVDDQYVDTVNMADLVEKAMPQILSELDPHSSYIPAKDLADVNSELDGSFSGIGIQFTIQDDTIHVNSVIQGGPSEKVGLMAGDRIVSVDDSTFVGKNITNELAMRTLKGPKGTKVKLGIKRMTEKDIIEFTIIRGDIPQNTIDAAYMLSDDFGYVQISKFGRTTHIELLNAIALLSHKNCKGLVIDLRGNTGGYMEAAIRMVNEFLPEGKLIVYTKGRKYPRTDEYANGTGSCQKMPLIVLIDEGSASASEIFTGAIQDNDRGLVVGRRSFGKGLVQQPIDFSDGSAIRLTIARYYTPSGRCIQRPYESGNDKNYEMDWLTRYEHGEFFSKDSIKLNKSIRYSTGLGRPVYGGGGIMPDVFVPQDTTGVSSYLTTVVSKGLIIQYTFQYTDDNRDKLNQYTDEESLLNYLRRQNLVAQFVHYADSKGIKRRNILIQKSHKLLERNIYGNIIYNILGKEAYIKYFNKSDDTVKKAIELLEKGEAFPKAPVKNVKEPVKKNEGKKKRTAQTDSTRENALQSTCTERSFC; encoded by the coding sequence ATGAGTACGAAAAAGACTTCCCGATTCATACCTATCGTCATAGCAATCAGCGTGGTAATAGGAATTCTTATCGGTACATTTTATGCAAAGCATTTCGCAGGCAACCGCTTAGGCATTATCAACGGCTCTTCAAACAAGCTCAATGCTCTACTACGTATTGTTGACGACCAATATGTAGATACGGTGAATATGGCCGATCTTGTAGAAAAAGCAATGCCACAAATTCTCTCAGAACTTGATCCACATTCCAGTTATATACCAGCAAAAGATCTGGCTGATGTTAATTCCGAACTCGACGGCAGTTTTAGCGGCATTGGCATCCAGTTTACCATACAAGATGACACTATCCATGTAAACAGCGTTATACAAGGAGGCCCCTCAGAAAAGGTAGGATTAATGGCCGGAGACCGCATTGTCTCCGTTGACGATAGCACATTTGTAGGGAAAAATATCACGAATGAACTGGCTATGCGTACACTAAAAGGTCCGAAAGGCACTAAGGTAAAACTCGGTATTAAAAGGATGACTGAGAAAGATATAATAGAGTTTACTATTATCCGTGGAGATATTCCGCAAAATACAATTGACGCCGCTTATATGTTGTCCGATGACTTCGGTTACGTACAAATCAGCAAGTTCGGACGCACCACCCATATAGAATTACTAAATGCAATAGCCCTTTTGAGCCATAAAAACTGCAAAGGATTAGTCATTGATCTTCGCGGCAACACCGGAGGATATATGGAAGCCGCCATACGCATGGTAAATGAATTTTTACCCGAAGGCAAGCTCATTGTATATACCAAAGGACGAAAATATCCACGCACCGACGAGTATGCCAATGGCACGGGCAGTTGCCAAAAAATGCCTCTCATCGTATTAATAGATGAAGGAAGTGCTTCCGCCAGCGAAATCTTCACCGGGGCTATTCAGGACAATGACCGTGGCTTAGTGGTTGGCAGACGTTCCTTCGGTAAAGGATTGGTGCAACAACCTATTGATTTCAGCGACGGTTCTGCCATCCGTCTCACCATTGCCCGTTATTATACTCCTTCGGGACGCTGCATTCAGCGGCCATACGAGAGTGGCAATGATAAAAATTATGAAATGGACTGGCTTACGCGTTACGAGCATGGAGAGTTTTTCTCAAAAGACAGCATTAAACTAAATAAAAGCATACGCTACTCTACCGGATTGGGCCGTCCCGTTTACGGTGGCGGTGGTATTATGCCCGACGTTTTTGTTCCGCAAGACACCACCGGAGTAAGTTCGTATCTCACAACCGTAGTTAGCAAAGGATTAATCATACAATATACTTTCCAATATACAGATGATAACCGCGACAAGTTAAATCAGTATACAGATGAAGAATCTTTGCTAAACTATCTGCGCCGACAGAACCTGGTGGCACAGTTTGTACACTATGCAGACAGTAAAGGAATAAAAAGAAGAAACATTCTTATTCAAAAATCCCATAAATTACTTGAGCGTAACATCTATGGCAACATCATCTACAACATACTTGGAAAAGAAGCTTATATTAAGTATTTTAATAAGAGCGATGACACAGTGAAAAAAGCCATCGAATTACTGGAAAAAGGAGAAGCTTTTCCGAAAGCGCCTGTCAAAAACGTAAAAGAACCTGTCAAAAAGAATGAAGGAAAGAAAAAAAGAACTGCGCAAACAGATAGTACAAGAGAAAATGCGTTACAGTCGACCTGTACTGAAAGATCTTTCTGCTGA
- a CDS encoding 5-formyltetrahydrofolate cyclo-ligase — protein sequence MRYSRPVLKDLSADILALLEKHPVFRAAHTILIYHSKADEVQTHEFIEKWSKSKKILLPVVVRDELELRVYSGPQSLRTGSYGIEEPTGPLFTDYASIDMAIIPGVAFDDSGHRLGRGKGYYDKLLPSIAAYKAGICFPFQLVEEVPAEAFDIRMDTIITSQTRI from the coding sequence ATGCGTTACAGTCGACCTGTACTGAAAGATCTTTCTGCTGATATCCTTGCGTTGCTCGAGAAACATCCTGTTTTTCGGGCAGCACATACCATTCTTATCTACCATTCTAAGGCAGATGAAGTGCAAACCCATGAATTCATTGAAAAATGGAGCAAGAGTAAGAAAATCCTCTTGCCCGTTGTTGTAAGAGACGAATTAGAGTTGCGGGTTTATTCAGGCCCGCAATCTTTGCGTACCGGGAGCTATGGAATAGAAGAACCAACAGGTCCACTCTTCACTGATTATGCATCCATAGATATGGCAATCATACCCGGCGTTGCCTTCGACGATTCCGGTCACAGACTTGGCCGTGGCAAAGGCTATTACGACAAACTACTGCCAAGCATCGCCGCTTATAAAGCAGGCATATGCTTCCCTTTTCAACTCGTTGAAGAAGTTCCGGCAGAAGCATTCGACATTCGCATGGATACAATCATCACAAGCCAAACTAGGATTTAA
- a CDS encoding DUF721 domain-containing protein produces MKRNNAEQIGKLIQQFLRQESLEAPLNEQRLIAAWKEVLGPTINAYTKELYIKNQILYVHLTSSVLRQELMMGRELMVRNLNKRVGATVITNIIFR; encoded by the coding sequence ATGAAACGGAATAATGCTGAGCAGATAGGGAAATTGATTCAACAGTTTCTGAGACAGGAGAGCTTGGAAGCGCCGCTCAATGAGCAACGGCTCATCGCTGCGTGGAAAGAGGTATTGGGGCCTACCATTAATGCTTATACCAAGGAGCTTTATATTAAAAATCAAATATTATATGTGCATTTGACTTCTTCTGTACTTCGTCAGGAATTAATGATGGGCAGGGAGCTGATGGTGCGTAACCTCAATAAACGGGTAGGAGCTACGGTAATAACCAATATTATTTTCCGCTAA
- the recF gene encoding DNA replication and repair protein RecF (All proteins in this family for which functions are known are DNA-binding proteins that assist the filamentation of RecA onto DNA for the initiation of recombination or recombinational repair.), translating into MILKQISILNYKNLEQVELHFSAKLNCFFGQNGMGKTNLLDAVYFLSFCKSAGNPIDSQNICHEQDFFVIQGFYEAADGTPEEIYCGMKRKLKKQFKRNKKEYTRLSDHIGFIPLVMVSPADAELIAGGSEERRRFMDVVISQYDKEYLDALIRYNKAMTQRNALLKSEQPIEEELFLVWEEAMAQAGELVFRKREEFISEFIPIFQTFYSFISQDKEQVGLIYESHARDASLLEVIKESRMRDKIMGYSLRGIHKDELNMQLGDFPIKREGSQGQNKTYLVALKLAQFDFLKRTRTTVPLLLLDDIFDKLDASRVEQIVKLVAGDNFGQIFISDTNREHLDRILFSVGSDYKMFRVEQGEINEMEKEN; encoded by the coding sequence ATGATATTAAAACAGATTTCAATACTTAATTATAAGAATCTGGAACAGGTAGAGCTTCATTTTTCTGCCAAGTTAAACTGTTTCTTCGGGCAAAATGGTATGGGTAAAACTAATTTGCTGGATGCGGTGTATTTTCTTTCGTTTTGTAAAAGTGCCGGAAATCCGATTGATTCGCAAAACATTTGCCATGAGCAGGATTTTTTTGTGATTCAGGGTTTTTATGAAGCTGCAGATGGCACGCCCGAGGAGATTTATTGCGGTATGAAGCGCAAGCTGAAGAAACAATTTAAAAGGAATAAAAAGGAATATACCCGCTTGTCCGATCATATCGGATTTATTCCTCTGGTTATGGTGTCTCCGGCAGATGCCGAACTTATTGCGGGGGGTAGCGAGGAGCGTCGTCGCTTTATGGATGTGGTGATATCTCAATATGATAAAGAGTATCTGGATGCGCTGATTAGGTATAATAAGGCTATGACTCAGCGTAATGCTTTGCTAAAGAGCGAACAGCCAATAGAGGAGGAGTTGTTTCTGGTATGGGAAGAGGCAATGGCGCAGGCGGGTGAGTTGGTGTTTCGTAAGCGCGAGGAGTTCATCAGTGAATTTATTCCTATTTTTCAGACGTTTTACTCTTTCATTTCGCAGGATAAGGAGCAGGTGGGGCTGATTTACGAATCGCATGCCAGAGATGCTTCTCTGTTAGAGGTGATTAAAGAGAGCCGTATGCGAGATAAAATTATGGGGTATTCCTTGCGGGGCATTCATAAAGATGAGCTGAATATGCAATTGGGCGATTTTCCTATAAAACGTGAAGGCTCTCAGGGGCAGAACAAAACATATTTGGTGGCGTTGAAGTTGGCCCAATTTGATTTTTTGAAGCGAACAAGAACTACGGTTCCGCTATTGTTGCTTGATGATATTTTTGATAAGTTGGATGCCTCTCGTGTGGAGCAGATAGTGAAACTGGTGGCAGGGGATAACTTTGGACAAATATTTATTTCTGACACAAACAGGGAGCATCTGGACAGGATACTCTTTAGTGTAGGGAGTGATTATAAAATGTTTCGTGTGGAGCAGGGTGAAATCAATGAAATGGAGAAGGAGAATTGA
- a CDS encoding tetratricopeptide repeat protein, with product MANQKNHHDSLNVEEALSQSEAFILKHKTAIIGFVVGVIIIVAGVLMYKNLYLAPRELKAQAAIFKGQEYFEQDAYALALNGDSIGFIGFNKIADQFSGTKSANLAKAYAGICYKNMGKYNEAVKALEGFDGDDQMVAPAILGATGNCYAELGQLDKASSTLLKAADKADNNTLSPIFLMQAGDILVKQGKYDDAITAYTKIKDKYFQSYQATDIDKYIERAKLLKK from the coding sequence ATGGCAAATCAAAAAAACCACCACGATTCATTAAATGTTGAAGAAGCACTCAGCCAGTCCGAAGCATTTATTCTTAAACACAAAACAGCAATCATCGGCTTTGTTGTCGGCGTTATTATCATAGTAGCCGGTGTTCTTATGTATAAAAACCTCTATCTGGCTCCGCGCGAATTGAAAGCACAAGCCGCTATCTTTAAAGGTCAGGAATACTTCGAACAAGATGCTTATGCACTTGCTTTAAACGGCGACAGTATCGGGTTCATCGGTTTTAATAAGATAGCCGATCAGTTTAGCGGAACAAAATCGGCTAATCTGGCTAAAGCTTATGCCGGAATCTGCTACAAGAATATGGGTAAATACAATGAAGCTGTAAAAGCGTTGGAGGGATTTGACGGAGACGATCAAATGGTAGCTCCTGCCATACTTGGTGCTACAGGCAATTGCTATGCAGAATTAGGCCAATTAGACAAAGCCTCTTCCACCTTGTTAAAAGCTGCCGACAAAGCAGACAATAATACATTGAGCCCTATCTTCCTTATGCAAGCCGGAGATATTTTGGTGAAACAAGGAAAATATGACGATGCTATAACAGCCTATACTAAAATCAAAGACAAATATTTCCAGTCTTATCAGGCTACGGACATCGACAAATATATCGAGCGTGCCAAGCTTCTGAAAAAATAA
- the ribH gene encoding 6,7-dimethyl-8-ribityllumazine synthase — protein sequence MATAYHNLSDYDFNSVPRAEEMKFGIVVSEWNSKVTRALLDGALSTLKKHGAKTENIFVKTVPGSFELVFGANQMIEYSDLDAVIILGCVIKGDTPHFDYVCMGVTQGVAQLNVNGDVPVIYGLITTNTMEQAEDRSGGKLGNKGDECAITAIKMIDFAWSLSK from the coding sequence ATGGCAACAGCTTATCATAACCTCTCTGACTACGATTTTAATTCTGTGCCCCGGGCAGAAGAGATGAAATTCGGAATCGTAGTGTCCGAATGGAATAGTAAAGTGACACGCGCGCTGCTAGACGGCGCACTGAGCACCCTCAAGAAACACGGTGCAAAGACCGAAAATATCTTCGTTAAAACCGTACCCGGCAGTTTCGAATTAGTATTCGGAGCCAACCAAATGATTGAATATAGCGATCTCGATGCAGTGATTATTCTTGGGTGCGTTATTAAAGGAGATACGCCTCATTTTGACTACGTATGCATGGGGGTAACTCAGGGAGTAGCCCAACTAAACGTAAATGGCGATGTACCAGTGATTTACGGTTTAATCACCACTAACACCATGGAACAGGCCGAAGACAGAAGTGGTGGAAAGCTAGGTAACAAAGGCGATGAATGCGCAATTACCGCTATAAAAATGATAGACTTTGCTTGGAGTTTAAGCAAATAG